DNA sequence from the Deltaproteobacteria bacterium HGW-Deltaproteobacteria-2 genome:
AACGGCAAATGAAGTTTCGGGTTATGAGGAATGCAAATTTATTAGGCAGGCAAAGTCTCTTGTATTACTTTGATTTTTCCTTTTTCAGCAGCTTTTGCATCTGTTTATCTTTTTCCTGCCACAACTTTTGCACCCATTTATGCATGGTGTCACGAAACGCCGGGTCTCCTTCATAATCACCCTGTAAAAGATGTTGAGGAATCTCTATTGTTCTCATACGCACAGTTATCCGCTTGACTTTGCCGCAGAGAAAATCGCCGAAACCCGGAATTCCATCCGGATAAACTATGGTAATATCCAACATAGAATTAAACTTCTCGCCCAGCACGTTTAACGCCAGTGCGAGTCCGCCTGATTTGGGGCGAAGGAGGAATTTATACTCGCTTTTCTGTTTATCGTGTTTTTCTTTGGTAAAGCGCGTTCCTTCCAGAAAATTCATCACGCTGGTAGGTATAGTAGCAAATTTTTCACAAGCTTTGCGCGTTGCTTCAAAATCCTTGCCTTGTTGTTCGGGGTGTTGTTTCAAATACTCTGAGCTGTGGCGATATAGGAAAGGATAATCCAGAGCCCACCAGGCAAAACCCATAAGAGGCACCTTGATAAGTTCTCTCTTAATAAAAAATTTAAGCAGTGGAATGCGTCGGTTCAGCAGGTGCTGCATTACCAGTATATCAACCCAGGATTGATGATTACTGACAACCAGATACCAGCCGTTATAATTCAAACCA
Encoded proteins:
- a CDS encoding acyltransferase, giving the protein MLNFLPSKLVGVIAGFLLFVNILFWVTILFVFSIPKILLPWPPLLRIINRILHWIGENWIAGNSGWMWLTQKTQWDVQGVDGLNYNGWYLVVSNHQSWVDILVMQHLLNRRIPLLKFFIKRELIKVPLMGFAWWALDYPFLYRHSSEYLKQHPEQQGKDFEATRKACEKFATIPTSVMNFLEGTRFTKEKHDKQKSEYKFLLRPKSGGLALALNVLGEKFNSMLDITIVYPDGIPGFGDFLCGKVKRITVRMRTIEIPQHLLQGDYEGDPAFRDTMHKWVQKLWQEKDKQMQKLLKKEKSK